From Spirosoma aerolatum, one genomic window encodes:
- a CDS encoding phage virion morphogenesis protein, with amino-acid sequence MGNYSPEDFQRRTEAARQFLQAKARTIIRVKGVKHFKDSFRNEGFTDETLEKWPDISEARKKQKRRRNGSLPGILYDTGELMRSVTGEEDSEGVVFSSDKAYAQRHNEGLDGMPQRQFMGESKALIDGIIKDFEKALDRIFQ; translated from the coding sequence ATGGGTAACTATTCACCGGAGGATTTTCAGCGCCGAACCGAAGCCGCCCGGCAGTTTCTCCAGGCCAAAGCCCGGACCATCATTCGGGTCAAAGGGGTGAAGCATTTTAAGGACTCGTTTCGAAATGAAGGCTTCACCGACGAAACGCTGGAGAAGTGGCCAGACATCAGCGAGGCCCGGAAAAAGCAGAAGCGAAGACGGAACGGCAGCTTACCTGGCATCCTTTACGACACGGGTGAGCTGATGCGCTCGGTTACAGGTGAAGAGGACAGCGAGGGAGTTGTATTTAGCTCGGACAAAGCCTACGCCCAGCGCCATAACGAAGGACTGGACGGGATGCCCCAGCGCCAGTTCATGGGCGAATCCAAAGCCCTTATTGATGGGATTATAAAAGATTTCGAAAAAGCCCTGGACCGGATTTTCCAATAA
- a CDS encoding phage head morphogenesis protein has translation MATAVDEGYGRIEYGKPNHAFAQQLKKSGAWFAARKSYRQREDLAKLLADDNGKTRTWRQFRSLAKAVVGNYNDVWLKVEYQTAIASARSASLWQQYEADSDLYPNLKYLPSMAATPRDEHKPYYGVVRPINDSFWVHHYPPSAFNCQCGVEQSDEDPTPVPANSPTPQPGLDHNAGITGELFSKSHPYSADLSDAQRRKIDQAGEDLASNG, from the coding sequence TTGGCCACGGCGGTAGATGAAGGCTATGGGCGAATTGAATACGGTAAACCCAATCATGCCTTTGCCCAGCAGCTAAAAAAATCGGGTGCCTGGTTTGCGGCCCGAAAGAGCTACCGACAGCGCGAAGACCTGGCGAAATTGCTGGCTGATGACAACGGCAAGACGCGCACCTGGCGACAGTTCAGAAGCCTGGCTAAAGCGGTCGTTGGCAACTATAACGATGTCTGGTTGAAGGTAGAATATCAGACCGCCATTGCTTCGGCGCGTAGTGCCAGCCTTTGGCAGCAATACGAGGCCGATAGTGATCTGTATCCAAACCTGAAGTATCTGCCCTCAATGGCCGCAACGCCCAGGGATGAGCATAAGCCCTACTATGGCGTGGTTAGACCGATTAATGATTCGTTCTGGGTGCATCATTATCCACCCAGCGCCTTTAACTGTCAGTGCGGTGTCGAACAATCCGACGAAGACCCAACCCCTGTTCCGGCTAACAGTCCAACCCCCCAGCCTGGATTAGATCACAATGCCGGGATCACGGGCGAACTCTTTAGCAAAAGCCATCCCTATAGTGCCGATCTGAGCGACGCCCAGCGCCGGAAGATCGACCAGGCTGGCGAAGACCTGGCAAGCAATGGGTAA